Below is a window of Lytechinus variegatus isolate NC3 chromosome 4, Lvar_3.0, whole genome shotgun sequence DNA.
agcttaaccgctcacgatggcggtctccatCGTTCATTaagtattattgttatcaaaaagttatttgaaatttttgctcacatcgttattttgtattcattatgcattatgattatcatgtttatgttatggactattttgtatattgcatataattatgACGTTTAATTGAATGAAGTACATTCATTTCCAACTATAAAAGCATCAATACATTTCAAGAACTTGAACAAAACATGGGAGGTAGCAACTCAGAAAGTACAGCTTGTGAGGagttcacactgtaaaaactgtggtgttaaaactgacaccaaattggtgttaatagaggaccacaccctgaggtgttaagataacaccctagagattgaacataacaccaaagagtgtaaatgtaacaaccaaaggtgttgtaataacacctataggtgtaaaactaacaccaccaatttaacaccggtgtaaaaaaaaactggtgtggtcctctatgtacaccggttaacaccacagtttttgctgttcACCgtgacaaaaataataaatacatagtacatgaaagaaaatatccAAACGGAGTACAATACAAAACAAGGGGGAAATGGGGGGACAGGGCAACTTTACATACAAATACTAGTATATAatttgaaacagaaaataaattgtCAAACCAATCATCCTTCAACTAAAGCTATGAAGCAAATTCCAAAATTCAGGCACCAGACGTAAGTTTCTTCTTAAGTTTTGTCTTAAAATTATTCAAAGTTGGTGCATTTCTGATGTCTGTAGGTGAATTGTTCCACTTTCTCGGACCCGAATGAGACGAATATTATGTCGATAAGAATTACAGGTCCTGTGTCTTGGCaaatgaattaatgaagaggagcgtgtattgtatttatataaattCAGATTTGTATCAAACAACTGAGAAAAATTAACAGGCATAAGCCGATTGTTACACTGTTAAATAGAAATACATTGCTGGTAGGTTGTAATATTTTCTAAAGTAAGCAGTTTAAACTCATAGTAGAATGTGCTAACTTTAGATCTAGGGCTTACTCCAGCTATGATTctaactattttattttgttttgtaacaaGTTTCTTTTGGTTAGACGAAAATGTACTACCCCAAACTAAGTTACAATGAGAAAAATATGGCAATATACGTGTGGAATACAAAATTCGCAATATATGAGCTGGTGAAAAGTAATTATATCTGGATGTTATACgaataataattattctttaatattttctttctatgttTTGTATGTGAAATTTCCAAGTTAATTTTGAATCAATGGTTACAacatgaaaaattgtttttcaacCTTAGGAATCTCAATGCTATTCAATTGTAATTTAGAACAATGAGTGTCGTATTGCTTGTTACGATTGCTAAAAACAATGAAGTAACATTTACGAGGGCTGACAGATAGCCTATTTGCCTGGAACCACATGCACAGTTTAAAGAGATCTTTAGTTACTTGTTCTTGCAAGGAAGTTAGATCTTTACCACTAAACagcatatttttatcatcagcATATAGTATGAATGATGGGATATTTGAGACATTTGCAATATCATTTATGTACCATATAAATAACAAAGGCCCTTACAAGGACCCATGCGGAACACCACACAATATTTTCTTAGGTTCTGACAAACAGGTATTATATTTAGTACATTGCAATCGAATGGAAAGGTAGTTACTAACCAACTAAATGCTATTCCTCGAATCCCGTATAGTGCTTTAAATGAGCTAACATGATATCATGATTATAGAGTATCaacaaattcatttaaattattatcaatattacatttcaattaATCAAGATTGAAATCACCCATGATGTATATCATTTTGTTATCTTTCAACAGGGGTAAAATCATAGTAGTCAAATGCTGCATTAAAGTTATTCAAATTTGCACTGGGAGGCTTACATACCACACCAATAACAATCTTTTTACCTGCTTGCTGactaatttcaataaaaacagacTCATAAAAAGCTCCATCACTTACAGGATCACGTCTCTCAAAATAGGAATACGTGTTTCTTACATAAAGGCCAACTCCACCGCCTATTTCTCTACAATTATTTGAACATACAGAGTTAAAACCTGTCacaattgaaattgaatgatttgaacgcagaaataaaaacaaacaatcaaacttcataaactgaccacaGCTTTATTGTTACACCAACATCGACTGTGGTAGTAAGAATAGTccgagaaaaatatattttagatattaaaaaaaaaagttttaaaatgattggtaatttttttttataaattgtatatgaaaaaaaagaaaacattgtaCAATCGGGCAACATTATAGACCTGCGGATGTATAGATGATAGTAATTTCCTATTATTGTAGAATTCTAACTTgggttttttaattattatttccGTAATATATAGAGGTGATATCCTAGTTTCCCCCGGTCTACGggcatttcaatttcaatttcaattcttttttatttcatttccattcaaaacataatacaaagtaatataaaacaatacaaatcaaatacaattttacagaagggcattcttacttcgtaaaaaaaaaaaaaacagtataatatagagcataaatggatatggaaatgcaCTTTTCTTGAAGGTTATCCTGGCTATCATCGATATTGTGTATGACAATTCTTTGAAAAGACTTAGTGAATAGATTTGTTTCACTCTTATAAATTACAAATGCGGTTCGAAACATGTACACATTATGAGGACCAGTGTGTGATAACATGTTATATTGCGTCCATCGTTGAGGGACAAATTTGAAAAGAATCACTGTCGCAATGACGGTTTATTAGgtcataaaatgttttgagTGCACTTTCGGCCAGCGGTGAAGGAACAAGTGCAAATTACAAATTCGCACTTGTTATTATTTACGAAGTATAATCACTGATCTAAGAAGAAAACAAACCTTACATACATATCGatcctttcatttattttataatgataatgacaataataatgaaattaaatgttGTAATTTTGTGAATTATGTTACATGGTCCTATGTATTCAGGATTAACCAACAACTGATGGGTTTTATAACTATATCTCTTATTCattgtgcaatatatatattctaaagCTTAATCTTACTGTTTTCAAAGAGTGCAGATAGGGTTCATAATTAATTTTGGACAAATAATGCAATATATTCGTTTATAATCAATGTTAAAGGAAGCTTTTGTGGATCATCTTTTGATCTTTGTTTAATAGAATTTTGATAGTTTTAATAGTTATTGAATGGATGCTACAGTTTTTATTACATGCAGTATTGTATTATTATGATTtaatataatgtatattttgagTCATTTTTATGGTGCATTCTGGATGAATATATTAAGGTTCAGATACCCTCTCTTGGGTGCCTGGATATTCGAATGCACCACGGAAATGACGTTCTGATTTATGATATTACTTGTTtatttaataatataatatatgatgtttatttttatttgtaattcatGTTCGATTCGGTTTAGtctttctatttatctatctttatctcgttaatatcatcatcatcattattattatgataataattatcaccatcatcggCATCGGGGTTTTTTTCTCCTCGGATATGTAACTCATTTTGATAAGTGCTCCTTGTCGTAGAATTTCACATGCTTGCtctaatgaaatacatgtatcatcattcaaattttaCCACGtcaccactagcgtacctacgtcATACCTTCTGGTACGAccgaataatttttttttatggcatgattgaagacctttctttttcttttttttttttgcttttcaatttttttttatggtacgattgaagacctttgtgattgaagacttttttttgctagtcaaatttttcgaccggttttgccccccccccccccgtggaaaatcctaggtacgccactgcaaaTCACAATGCCTTCAAGAACAATTCATATTTCTGTGGTATTTTTCTTCCTCTGCAGTTTGGTGTTGATCATGCTGGTGGCCCTACTAACGAACCTAACAGCACTGATCACAATCCTGCGGGTTCGAAGCCTCAGACAGACTCCCCATAACCTACTCATCTTAAACCTGATTGTAGCTGATCTTGGAAGGGTTTTTCTGGTCATGCCCTTTTCTCTCAAATCAGTCTTTGATCATGGCGAAGGTTTGGAGGATACCTGCTGTAAGGTATATTCAATGAGCTGAGAGAAGGAGATGCATTGTAAATGCCAAAAGCAGTGGTGTCAAAATTACACCGGTCGTTGTTGTAATGGGACCGGCTCAAAACACTACACCGTGCTAGTACAACAATGATTggtgttattttctttgttatatcGTAATCATttggtgttatattcaaactgtgTTGTGTATTTTGACACTTGGCGTGCGGTTTCTTCATAACACCGACCAGTGGAGATTTTAACGCCATATATTTATAGTATAGACATTACATAAAAGCAATCATACTTCCAATGTAATTATTAGTAATAGATGGAAAGTCGCTAGAATTCAAATCAATGGATAGTATCATGATCAAGTAAGGTatgagatttaaaaagaaaggtattacaataaaaatgtgtacactgttaaaaaaaccctgattttacagaaaaataaaagaagattttgcagaaagcaataccagaatcattctttaaattcatgaaacaggaatttttctgcaatttaacagaacaggtctgttagaaaaaggggaaaagagtgttttatttaaggaaatttgtaagattacacacaccaaataccaatttcctgtaagattacgaaatctggtaagattacaggtgttctcgagactctgctgcaggaacttcttttagtttaaggataaattttctaacagtgtaggtcTTTTATAAATCTTGACCAGATAATAATGATTCGAAATTGTTGTTTTCGCAAAGGTTAAGCCCATGATCATGATGCAATACATTCCCTCAGTCCTTTATACGACATTATTTTAGCTATCATCAGCTGCAAGCACGTAcaagtaattatttttttaagtgctaAAAAATTACAAAAGGGTGATAGAAAGggagaaacaaaaagaaagaacagCATCGAATATAGGTGACTGCATCATGTATGTATGATACCCCTAGTTaaatgggaaaaaaagaaaatatgtgacATTATATACACTAATACCCCACCCCCCTGCCCTCCccaccctctctcacacacactcaATTGTTGAATTACCTGATGACGCTATGCACCTGACGCTATGCACTGATCATGGTTGTGCTTAAAATCCGAGGAATCGTAGGAAAGTACTCGTAAGACGTAACAATTCACGTTTCAATCCGGGGATGGGGACATTTTCTCCATGCCCTGCTACGCTCGATATTGATGATTGTTTATTCTATATGATCACAGAGAAACGAGATTCCTGAGGAATTGAAATAAATGGTAGCatcttcttttcaatcttttcataacagatttttggtttctttgccCTCTCCTTTGGCTACACCCACTTCTTGACGATTGCATTCATCGCCGTAGATCGGGTTATTGTCGTCACGTCTTGCAACAAGTGTGGAATTTCCGATTGGGCAAGAGTTCGTGTCATGCTGACATTGACCTGGCTTATAGCTTCAACGATTTCTCTGCCTCCTGTCTTTGGAGCATTAAATTCCGAATTTGGGTACACAGATGCTTTGAAGATGTGCCTGCCGCTTAATGGGACGAGGCTTTCCCTGAACATCCTGACAATGGTCACCATTCTTGGGATTGTACTTCCAACAATGATTGTTTCCTACACCGTCATAGCGGTTTTACTCTGGAAAAGGGATCGCAAGCTTACGCGAAGACGGCGACGTGGACTTAAATCAACAGTGCGAGCTCGACCGGCAAGACCGATTCCCTCAAGTCCTGTTGGTCTACGAAAGGTGAAGTTTGATATCACATTTGCAGATACACAATCGGTTGATTTCGAGCAAAACACACCACAATGTCCTGGACAGCAGGTTTATAGCCCAGTGGCTACCACAGGACACATATCGCATGAAACTGAAAGATCAGTAGTACAACCAATGGGTGAAGTAGAGGATTGTGAAGTTTCACTCGCTTGGAAAGACAAGGAAGTAGTGAAACGCAGAAGGAAAGGTGTAGTACTCGATGATGGATCAACTCTTACACGTGAGGGCGCTTCACGAGGAAGGTACGGCCTCGGGTCTCGGCTGAGTGCATTGCTGAATATCAAGCGAGAATCTAGCGCCAAAGAAGACGCAGTAAATGATGGTGATGTCAACTGTGTCATCAAAGGATTTAAATCTGCACATGGAACTGGTTTCACTCCTGGTACCAGTCTATATACTGCGGCAACAGGAGAAGATGATATTGGTACGACTTACAGAACTGTCATTGAAACGCGAACAAGACGTTTGTCCAACCTCTTCGGCAGCCTCAAGGGTGTAGTCGGGCTTGGAAACCATGGCCGGGATtacaacgatgatgatgatgtcactgAAAACTACAGCGAAGATGATGATCAGACCTGTGATTTCGATTCTGAACCATCTCAAACAATTACCACTTACTCCATGTCACCATCTGGGGTAGATTTCACCACCGGCAAGGATGACGAAAGCGGGGAGGACGTCAAACGACCGAAGCGAGTCCGTCGGAGAACTCGAAAGACGAAGCTTGAAAAGTTGCGAATAGTGAGGCAAAGGAGAGTCGCATGGACAGGTAAAAGTGACGTCTAGGAGAAGATAGGATTATCTCATATGATGGCAAAAAAGTAAAGGAAAGCACTTTCTTTCCGTAGGCTATACCACTGACCTTTTTTGTGTTTAAAgcattcttctttttcaaaaatgagagtattcatttttttatgatttatttcatcatgatttGCACAAATACTGTGAACTTAAAGCCTCGTATACAATTTTCGTAATCACTACTACCATATAAAATATTAATGCTTAATACGTGTGTGGTGTTACGAATACTCTTTGCGCATGTTAAGAAAGACTTCCTTTCAGAGCAACTATGTCTAATACACCTCCCCCCACTTGTAAAGACTTTTTGAAAGCATGGTAGAATATTCCTAGGCCCTCTATTAGTAAGAACCGCTGCTCTGCACAGAAGAACATCAATTTAGTAACACATTTTTGAATGGCCTGCAACAGATAATAGCCCCTGAGAATAGCTATTTTATTTCAGGTTCGGGTGGATACTCTTCCACAGCAAGGTAGTTTTAACCCTGGTCATAACAtattgatgttttaaataataattcttTCAGAATTCAAACACTATTCAATCTTATTTTCCCTAAAGGTGTGCTACTGGTCTGTTGTAGTATCTTCTTCACTATTCCACTTTTCATCTGGTACTGGTATTCATCCGATTCAACTTCGGAGCTGTTCGGGGTCCTGGCTGTCTGGTCGACGTACTGCATGACCATAGCGGATCCTATGGTATACGCCTTTATGAACAGACGTGTTAAGAAAGAACTGCGAATGTATAGGAAAACGATGGCCAATTGCTTATCATGCACATGCAAAGGAGAATAGACAAATTAGATCTGACATTACATTTTAGAGAGGTGATTTATTCATGATCACCTCGAGTCCGCCAAGTAGATGTATTTTAATATGGAATTTGCTCGACAAACGGCAATTTGGCAAAACAGTGACTTTGTATTGCTCTATGCTTTCCTACATTACACTGATTTTGATGTTGTTATAATTAACATCCATTGAATTGTATTGTACTAAAGGCAAAAAAGGTAGACCTTTGTAAATAACACGGACTGTTGCGTATTAGTATCAAGTTCCACAATTTCCTTCGGTCTGAACTTCCAAAATCCTTAAATCCCAATTTCCAAAGGAGGTCTTTTTCATGTATTGTATACAtgttatacatatatacatattggAAATTGCTCGTGATCTTAAGCATGCAaagctttttttcttcttttcttttggCTGTGTAACAGATGCTTGATAACACTTTCACTGTTTGGTAGGGAAGTGAGAGAGATGAAATGAATTTAACCAGTCCCCAAACCGCCGAAGGGTAATTTATCTCTCTGCGATAGTTTTGAGTCAATTGGTCAATAGAGTGTGTATAATCAAAGTATCAACTCAACATCACAAAATGATGTGCTGCCATCTCTATCGAACGTTCATGGCTGTAGGAATTTGTGCTGCCGCTTctaatgtttgatattcatgaGGTTGAGCTGGTGACCCGATTTCATACTTCTACATTGTTCTTACTGGGCCAAGTCCCAGAAACCCGATGGTTGAGGTAGGTCCaatacacccccccccacacacacttttttttgttgatatttttgtgGTACACAAAGTATGTAAGTTTGAGTTTCAAAATTAAGAGATTGTTTAATGTATTAAACATTTTTCCACCACAGAACCAAATAGATGTTTTGCATTTTAGTTTAATTAAATGTaaaatttcgccccccccccccactcgaAAAAACtttagtttttcttttttttaagagtggCTGAGAAAAAGGAAATTCAAACAGGTGTAATTTCATGAATCCATTGTGTTATGATGGTTTACAACTCACACTTTAATTTGCATGAATTTTCAGTCGGAATATTTCTTACTTTCTCGTCGACTCTGTCAAATCATTTGATTGGTAGCCCACGTTCAGATGGCTTATGATTTCTCTCCATGAATTACCCGGATACTTGTTTTCTGCTGGAGTTGTCGAATTTGTACATGATGTGAAGATGAGTTTTAATAAATACCTGCAACTAAAAGGTAATACTCCCACTAACCCTTCTTTCAAATCTCCATTGCTGAGAATTTAAGACAATAtttagagagaaagaaaggcagcgagaaaggaagagaagaagtgtAAGAGAACATGGGAAATCGAAGAGAAGTCTAAGGGGTTGATGCAAGAGAAATATTTTCACTCAATTCCAAATTTCAGTTGCAAATTCACAAGtgatatataaacatatattaaCTAATGCAAATCAATACTTACTTGTTGATttaagaaacagatcaatgacaAATTCTGGAATCAATTACAAGACTTAAGTTTGATTTAGGGACCCAAAATCAGCTAGCAATGAtagcaagtttcttgcaacactccataagggactttttttattaagtatACTTATAACAGACTGTTTACTGTTGTCGATTATGAACATAGTTGTTTAATGGTTTGAACAACCATTTattgaagatgaaaataaaaaccaatCTGTTCATAAAACAGTGTTTTTACGGTGAAAACTGAAATGGATATGAGAACAAGAAATGGATCAAAGGTAAAGAGAGAGACAACGGCTAAGAAAAACAGAAACGGATATCAGAAAAGAAAAGGATTGATAGGAGAAAAGATAAAACTTAacaggagaaaaaagaaaaacggaTAAGAGAAAATGACACGGACTAAATGGGAATTCACGTGTGTGGAGGCCAGGGGGGTTAACTTCCTGAATCATCTTCCTCACGCACTCTTGCTCAACCCACAACCGCGCAACCCAGACTCCAGTTTAACCAGCTCATGACACGTATTTAAGTACCATGCCCAtatcgaaactttaaaataacaCAAATATGATAAAAGTATCAGTCTTAAAAATATCATGATAAATATCATGCCTATTTTTAAGagtgaacaaaatatttgacaGTCTTAACGTTCTTATCATCTTCA
It encodes the following:
- the LOC121412967 gene encoding uncharacterized protein LOC121412967; this encodes MLVALLTNLTALITILRVRSLRQTPHNLLILNLIVADLGRVFLVMPFSLKSVFDHGEGLEDTCCKIFGFFALSFGYTHFLTIAFIAVDRVIVVTSCNKCGISDWARVRVMLTLTWLIASTISLPPVFGALNSEFGYTDALKMCLPLNGTRLSLNILTMVTILGIVLPTMIVSYTVIAVLLWKRDRKLTRRRRRGLKSTVRARPARPIPSSPVGLRKVKFDITFADTQSVDFEQNTPQCPGQQVYSPVATTGHISHETERSVVQPMGEVEDCEVSLAWKDKEVVKRRRKGVVLDDGSTLTREGASRGRYGLGSRLSALLNIKRESSAKEDAVNDGDVNCVIKGFKSAHGTGFTPGTSLYTAATGEDDIGTTYRTVIETRTRRLSNLFGSLKGVVGLGNHGRDYNDDDDVTENYSEDDDQTCDFDSEPSQTITTYSMSPSGVDFTTGKDDESGEDVKRPKRVRRRTRKTKLEKLRIVRQRRVAWTGVLLVCCSIFFTIPLFIWYWYSSDSTSELFGVLAVWSTYCMTIADPMVYAFMNRRVKKELRMYRKTMANCLSCTCKGE